A stretch of the Bacillus mesophilus genome encodes the following:
- a CDS encoding DNA alkylation repair protein, with translation MNIEEVMDQLRELGSEQTKNIYRSHGAKEPLFGVKVGDLKKLAKHVKKDQHLALALYSTGNHDAMYLAGLSVNPKLMEKDILQEWVKGAYWYMLAEYTVAGVTAESKYAIELAEDWMQSEHEMIAVCGWSTYAHYISITPNEQVNIADIRKYLQDAQNQLHQERNRVRYAMNQFVICVGSFVESLHEEAITVASQIGKVHVDIGTTACKVPLAKTYIEKVRDKGNIGKKKKRVFVKKHVKKPIHTFVAWFFLF, from the coding sequence ATGAACATAGAAGAGGTAATGGATCAACTCAGAGAGCTGGGTTCTGAACAGACGAAAAACATATATCGTTCACATGGTGCAAAAGAACCGTTATTTGGTGTCAAGGTTGGCGATTTAAAGAAGCTTGCCAAGCATGTCAAAAAAGATCAACATCTCGCCTTGGCCCTATATTCAACGGGTAATCATGATGCTATGTATTTAGCGGGGCTTTCTGTGAATCCTAAATTAATGGAAAAGGATATTTTACAGGAGTGGGTAAAAGGTGCATATTGGTATATGCTGGCAGAATATACGGTTGCTGGAGTTACTGCAGAAAGTAAATATGCCATCGAATTAGCAGAAGACTGGATGCAATCTGAGCATGAAATGATAGCAGTATGTGGCTGGAGTACATATGCCCACTATATATCCATTACGCCAAATGAACAAGTGAATATAGCTGATATACGCAAATACTTACAAGATGCACAAAACCAACTCCATCAGGAGCGAAACAGGGTTCGTTATGCAATGAATCAATTTGTTATTTGTGTGGGATCCTTTGTTGAATCACTTCATGAAGAGGCAATTACTGTTGCAAGTCAGATTGGGAAGGTTCATGTGGATATTGGAACCACCGCTTGTAAGGTACCACTGGCTAAGACATATATCGAAAAGGTTAGAGATAAAGGAAACATAGGAAAAAAAAAAAAACGAGTATTTGTTAAGAAGCACGTCAAAAAACCAATCCACACTTTTGTGGCTTGGTTTTTTCTTTTTTGA
- a CDS encoding MBL fold metallo-hydrolase, with amino-acid sequence MKNRIDAFAGSKHFKVNQVAEGIYAAISVPGTGSVGNAAIIDLGDTTLVVDTFTTIKAAEDLLKAATYLTGKAVSYVVNTHWHSDHTTGNQVFTPTAHIISTSITREIMETFGKDRWTQQLSNPEPIVRGIDEMEEKLKQETNGKFKKELQWEIASEREYMNALPQLVYTLPTFTFNHQLSIHGSDRIVKLISYGGGHTQSDTFVYLPEDKIVITGDLVLSKHHPVMIHASPVEWLNILEQIEILDIETIIPGHGEICSIKELHEVRGYLKEIVQLVKNSIQNKENIDDILIPKMYQDWYFTNYFRANLNTIYTLMTSTGTK; translated from the coding sequence ATGAAAAATAGGATAGATGCTTTCGCAGGTTCTAAACATTTTAAGGTTAATCAAGTTGCAGAGGGTATATACGCGGCAATATCAGTTCCTGGCACAGGGTCAGTAGGTAATGCAGCGATCATTGATTTGGGTGATACAACGTTAGTGGTCGACACTTTTACAACCATAAAAGCTGCAGAAGATTTACTGAAGGCTGCAACCTACCTAACGGGTAAAGCAGTTTCATATGTAGTCAATACACATTGGCATAGTGATCATACAACAGGAAATCAAGTGTTTACCCCTACAGCCCATATAATCTCTACCTCAATTACTCGTGAAATTATGGAGACATTCGGAAAAGATAGATGGACTCAGCAGTTATCAAATCCTGAACCTATTGTTAGGGGAATAGACGAAATGGAGGAAAAACTTAAACAAGAGACAAACGGAAAGTTTAAAAAAGAACTCCAATGGGAAATTGCTAGTGAACGTGAGTACATGAATGCACTTCCACAATTGGTTTATACTTTACCAACATTTACTTTTAATCATCAGCTTTCCATACATGGAAGTGACCGAATAGTTAAGCTTATTAGTTATGGTGGTGGGCATACCCAAAGTGATACATTTGTTTACCTTCCTGAAGATAAGATTGTCATTACGGGTGATCTGGTGCTTTCTAAGCATCATCCTGTAATGATTCATGCAAGTCCCGTTGAATGGTTAAATATTTTAGAACAGATCGAAATTCTTGATATTGAAACTATCATTCCGGGCCACGGCGAAATTTGTTCAATCAAGGAACTTCATGAAGTAAGAGGTTACTTAAAAGAAATCGTGCAGCTTGTTAAGAACTCTATTCAAAATAAAGAAAATATAGATGATATTTTAATTCCTAAAATGTATCAAGACTGGTATTTCACTAACTATTTTAGGGCTAACCTGAACACAATTTATACATTAATGACTAGCACTGGAACTAAATAG
- a CDS encoding pyridoxamine 5'-phosphate oxidase family protein — MNLTKPEFKEIVSNEHELRSFLGEPSLLAGNKVITKLDSHCKTIIQHSPFLVISTSNSDGTCDASPRGDAPGFVYIVDEHHVIIPERPGNKRADSIHNILTNPHVGLIFMIPGMEETLRINGRAFIIRDQHWLEKMSAQHKVPHLGIVVEIEEIFMHCAKAFKRSHLWNPDSWPKRQDLPSMAEVLKDHVKKEELTVETINDTLKESYSKRLY, encoded by the coding sequence ATGAACCTTACGAAACCGGAATTTAAAGAAATTGTTTCAAATGAACATGAGCTGAGATCTTTTTTAGGTGAGCCTAGTTTATTAGCGGGTAATAAGGTAATTACAAAACTAGACTCTCACTGTAAGACCATCATTCAACACTCACCCTTTTTAGTTATCTCCACATCAAATTCAGACGGAACATGTGATGCCTCACCTAGAGGAGATGCACCAGGATTTGTTTATATTGTAGATGAACATCATGTAATTATTCCAGAAAGACCTGGTAATAAGCGCGCTGACTCTATTCATAACATACTTACCAATCCTCATGTTGGGTTAATTTTTATGATTCCTGGAATGGAAGAAACACTTCGTATAAACGGGAGAGCATTTATTATTCGTGATCAACATTGGCTTGAGAAGATGTCTGCACAACATAAAGTGCCACATTTAGGAATTGTTGTAGAAATTGAAGAAATTTTTATGCATTGTGCAAAGGCTTTTAAACGTTCACATCTTTGGAATCCTGATAGTTGGCCTAAGCGTCAAGACCTTCCATCTATGGCAGAAGTTTTAAAGGATCATGTTAAAAAAGAAGAATTAACCGTAGAAACTATCAATGACACATTAAAAGAAAGCTATTCTAAGAGATTATATTAA
- a CDS encoding SAM-dependent methyltransferase: MEQVLLKPIGKVISGREVIEDDFWGSEISIIEIDSAQYSTDVLMGLTDFSHLEVIYFMHGVKEDQIELTARHPRNNLNWPKVGIFAQRPKARPNRIGLSRCKIISIHNYQITVQSLDAIVGTPILDIKPYMKEFGPIGKVEQPHWANELMDRYYK; the protein is encoded by the coding sequence ATGGAACAAGTGTTACTAAAGCCTATTGGCAAGGTAATTAGCGGCAGAGAGGTTATTGAAGATGACTTTTGGGGTAGTGAGATTTCTATCATTGAAATTGATTCGGCTCAGTATTCGACTGATGTACTAATGGGATTAACTGACTTTTCCCATCTGGAAGTAATCTACTTTATGCATGGTGTAAAAGAAGATCAAATTGAACTAACAGCACGTCATCCACGCAATAATTTAAACTGGCCGAAGGTTGGTATATTTGCACAGCGTCCAAAAGCGCGACCTAATAGAATAGGATTATCACGCTGTAAGATCATATCTATTCACAATTACCAAATCACAGTTCAATCGTTGGACGCCATCGTTGGAACACCTATTTTAGATATCAAACCTTATATGAAGGAGTTCGGGCCAATTGGAAAGGTAGAACAACCTCATTGGGCTAATGAATTGATGGATAGATATTATAAATGA
- a CDS encoding HD domain-containing protein — protein sequence MELVEQARFFAMDAHEGQTRKLSTEPYFVHPEAVAMILQDAGLSDEVIAAGYLHDTVEDTEVTISEIRERFGEQVAHIVAGNTEDKSKSWEERKQHTIDLVKTASFDIKCLIAADKLDNLRSMLKENEHSAQDIWSHFKRGKKQQAWYYTNVASSLFENVEEEKVPDFFRQFDKLVQDFFK from the coding sequence ATGGAATTAGTAGAACAAGCAAGATTTTTTGCCATGGATGCACATGAAGGCCAAACAAGAAAGCTATCAACTGAACCTTACTTTGTTCATCCAGAAGCTGTAGCTATGATTTTACAAGACGCTGGTTTGTCTGACGAGGTAATTGCTGCTGGTTATTTACATGATACGGTCGAAGATACAGAAGTGACCATATCTGAAATTAGAGAGAGATTCGGAGAGCAAGTTGCACATATCGTAGCAGGAAACACTGAGGATAAATCAAAATCATGGGAAGAACGAAAACAACACACTATTGATTTAGTGAAAACAGCAAGCTTTGATATTAAGTGCTTGATTGCAGCTGACAAGCTAGATAATCTAAGAAGTATGCTTAAAGAGAACGAACATTCTGCTCAGGATATCTGGTCCCATTTTAAACGCGGGAAGAAGCAACAAGCATGGTATTACACAAATGTAGCTTCCTCATTGTTTGAGAATGTAGAAGAAGAAAAAGTCCCAGATTTCTTTCGACAGTTTGATAAACTAGTTCAAGACTTTTTCAAGTAA
- a CDS encoding nucleoside 2-deoxyribosyltransferase, producing MKFYVASGLENFSNVREITKRLIEEGFIHTYDWTLNGRANTLDQLCQIGQKEKEAVQNSDFLVVLLPGGKGTHIELGIAIGLSKRIYLYSPTENINNPEDSSTFYHLPEVKKFVGNIEEFASFVLSHEKKIN from the coding sequence ATGAAATTTTACGTTGCGTCTGGGTTGGAGAACTTTTCGAATGTTAGAGAAATCACGAAGCGATTAATAGAAGAAGGATTCATCCATACATATGATTGGACATTAAACGGAAGAGCAAATACTCTAGATCAACTGTGCCAAATAGGTCAGAAGGAGAAAGAGGCCGTTCAAAATTCAGACTTCCTTGTGGTCCTGTTACCTGGTGGGAAAGGTACTCATATAGAACTTGGAATCGCAATAGGTCTTTCAAAAAGAATCTACCTATATTCACCTACTGAAAATATAAATAATCCCGAAGATTCAAGTACATTTTATCACTTACCTGAAGTGAAAAAATTTGTTGGAAACATAGAGGAATTTGCATCCTTCGTCTTATCACATGAGAAAAAGATTAACTAG
- a CDS encoding MBL fold metallo-hydrolase: protein MERIGPLLLIEGPNHSKVPFSRSLYLDCAEKVLFDSGADPDSLVRVNQEFGIELIMNTHYHPDHTQHNYMFPHAEKWINPIEFKTARTIDGIAKSNGIYQEWGQAGIEMWKNNLPEKWINSIGEITGTYEYEIEYLFGDVKVHFLHTPGHTSGLGSPYFPDLGVVYVGDYDMTSFGPWYNGTDGDIEEFIASGKRLIDLDATTYITGHQKGIFTKQEFKTEMVKYLSIIDHRDEIIEKYARKGLSFEELTEIGIFYPENTLDVPIFKTWERSGIRKHLHRLGLTVSTKDGELIGTK from the coding sequence TTGGAACGTATTGGTCCGTTACTACTTATTGAAGGCCCTAATCATAGCAAGGTTCCTTTTTCAAGAAGTCTGTACCTTGATTGTGCAGAAAAGGTATTATTTGATTCTGGAGCCGATCCAGATTCATTAGTTCGGGTTAACCAGGAATTTGGAATTGAGTTGATTATGAATACACATTATCATCCGGATCATACTCAGCATAACTATATGTTTCCGCATGCTGAAAAATGGATAAATCCGATTGAATTCAAGACAGCTAGAACCATTGATGGAATAGCAAAATCAAATGGAATTTACCAAGAGTGGGGTCAAGCCGGTATTGAAATGTGGAAGAATAATTTACCTGAAAAGTGGATTAACAGTATAGGAGAAATAACTGGTACTTATGAATATGAGATCGAATACTTATTTGGTGATGTAAAAGTTCATTTTCTTCATACTCCAGGGCATACAAGTGGTCTTGGATCTCCATACTTCCCAGATTTAGGTGTTGTTTATGTTGGTGATTATGATATGACATCATTTGGTCCATGGTACAACGGAACAGATGGAGATATTGAGGAGTTTATTGCATCAGGAAAACGGTTAATAGACCTTGATGCAACCACCTATATAACTGGACATCAAAAAGGAATTTTTACAAAGCAGGAATTCAAAACTGAAATGGTTAAGTACCTTTCGATCATTGATCATCGTGATGAAATTATAGAGAAGTATGCTCGTAAAGGGCTTTCTTTCGAAGAGTTAACAGAGATTGGAATTTTTTATCCAGAAAACACATTAGATGTACCAATTTTTAAAACATGGGAGAGAAGCGGGATACGTAAGCATTTACATCGACTTGGTCTTACTGTCTCTACTAAAGATGGTGAGCTAATAGGAACGAAATAG
- a CDS encoding DUF3900 domain-containing protein, translated as MDFQINYLSFYVVQVEGQGELSQKSYKHFKTLDSDSYEYSTLKDFLDGELAKIVKRKVERHPKTEKVPTKLGYFITAEGHELDSNPNYNLFQRVRFADSVEKFKDEGEKFVVAYTEASAVREGVFIIATAKLNQYFDNPFVFIMKCDFEPKVASISDETTLIRNVEMAITTKNMKSIQYPYMPEEGMIEESEVKLHQSSHARYFEDFLKYVEYRESMPEIVKSQVLGMVQQHIDESYDPDSEDREKFESAMEVWATSPKRELQERFTTEQVMEASSQIIEHTPEIGLSLKLDHIQVKGMLSDFGESVHIAKINGRFLILIEGDSVVFEKGYTPLELLKPEALHDVIEKIENKTNRNSE; from the coding sequence ATGGATTTTCAGATAAACTATTTATCGTTTTATGTAGTTCAGGTTGAAGGACAAGGTGAATTGTCTCAAAAAAGTTATAAACATTTTAAAACATTGGATTCAGACTCTTATGAATACAGTACTTTAAAGGATTTCTTAGATGGAGAACTAGCAAAGATTGTAAAGCGTAAGGTCGAACGGCATCCGAAGACTGAAAAGGTGCCCACTAAGCTAGGTTATTTTATTACTGCTGAAGGACATGAGCTTGATTCTAACCCAAATTATAACCTGTTCCAGCGAGTTAGATTTGCGGACAGTGTTGAAAAGTTCAAAGATGAGGGAGAAAAATTTGTTGTTGCCTATACAGAAGCTAGCGCAGTTCGTGAAGGAGTATTTATCATTGCTACAGCTAAGCTTAACCAGTATTTTGATAATCCCTTTGTATTTATCATGAAATGTGATTTTGAACCTAAAGTTGCCTCAATATCTGATGAAACAACACTAATTCGAAATGTTGAAATGGCCATTACAACCAAAAATATGAAGTCCATTCAATATCCATATATGCCTGAAGAAGGAATGATTGAAGAAAGCGAAGTGAAGCTTCATCAATCCTCTCATGCAAGATATTTCGAGGACTTCTTAAAATACGTCGAATATAGAGAGTCAATGCCAGAAATCGTGAAATCACAAGTTTTGGGGATGGTTCAGCAGCATATAGATGAATCGTATGACCCTGATAGTGAGGACCGTGAAAAGTTTGAATCCGCTATGGAGGTTTGGGCCACAAGCCCAAAGCGTGAACTACAGGAGCGTTTTACAACAGAACAAGTAATGGAAGCTTCATCACAAATTATTGAACATACACCCGAAATTGGATTAAGTCTCAAACTTGATCATATTCAAGTGAAAGGTATGCTTTCTGACTTTGGGGAAAGCGTTCATATTGCAAAAATTAATGGTCGATTTTTAATTCTGATTGAAGGGGATTCGGTGGTGTTTGAAAAGGGGTATACACCTCTTGAGCTATTGAAGCCTGAAGCTCTCCATGATGTCATTGAGAAAATTGAGAATAAAACAAATAGAAACTCTGAATAG
- a CDS encoding zinc-dependent alcohol dehydrogenase has protein sequence MKAVTYQGPNQVEVTQVKDAKIEKKDDIIVKITSTAICGSDLHLYQGNMPLPHGYIIGHEPMGIVEEVGPEVTKVKKGDRVVVPFNVSCGQCHYCQHEMESQCDNSNPHYDSGGYFGYTEKFGDHPGGQAEYLKVPYGNFTPFLVPESCELEDESLLFLSDVLPTAYWSVLHAGVKKGDTVVILGCGPVGLMAQKFAWMQGAKRVIAVDYLGYRLNHAKQTNKVETFDFTDYPDMGEYLKEITSGGADVVIDCVGMDGKKSPLEFIEQKLKLQGGTLGAIQIATKAVRKFGTVQLTGVYGANYNNFPLGAFFSRNISIKMGQAPVIHLMPELYDKITKEEFDPRDIITHKLALDEASHGYKMFNGREDDCIKVILKP, from the coding sequence TTGAAAGCAGTAACCTATCAAGGCCCAAACCAGGTAGAAGTAACCCAAGTTAAGGATGCAAAAATTGAGAAAAAAGATGATATTATCGTTAAAATAACATCAACAGCTATATGTGGTTCTGATTTACATCTATACCAAGGAAATATGCCATTACCTCATGGTTATATTATCGGCCATGAGCCAATGGGAATCGTAGAAGAGGTTGGTCCTGAAGTCACAAAGGTCAAAAAAGGGGATCGGGTTGTTGTTCCTTTTAATGTTTCCTGCGGCCAATGTCATTACTGTCAGCATGAAATGGAAAGTCAGTGTGATAACTCAAATCCTCACTATGATTCTGGGGGATATTTTGGTTACACTGAGAAATTTGGTGATCATCCAGGAGGACAGGCTGAGTATTTAAAGGTTCCATATGGGAATTTCACCCCATTCCTAGTCCCTGAATCATGTGAATTAGAAGATGAGTCCTTACTATTCTTAAGTGATGTTCTTCCAACGGCATATTGGAGTGTTCTCCATGCTGGTGTTAAAAAAGGAGACACAGTAGTCATTTTAGGCTGCGGACCTGTAGGATTAATGGCACAAAAATTTGCATGGATGCAAGGAGCTAAGAGAGTCATTGCCGTTGATTACCTCGGATATAGGTTAAATCATGCAAAACAAACCAACAAAGTGGAAACGTTTGATTTTACGGATTATCCAGATATGGGAGAGTATCTTAAAGAAATCACTTCAGGCGGAGCAGATGTTGTTATTGATTGTGTTGGAATGGATGGTAAAAAGTCACCACTTGAATTCATCGAACAAAAACTTAAACTTCAAGGCGGAACACTGGGTGCAATCCAAATCGCAACAAAGGCAGTTCGTAAATTCGGAACCGTTCAATTAACAGGGGTTTACGGTGCTAATTATAATAACTTCCCACTAGGTGCATTCTTTTCAAGAAATATATCTATTAAAATGGGGCAAGCCCCAGTAATCCATTTAATGCCTGAGCTATACGATAAAATCACAAAAGAAGAATTCGACCCAAGAGACATTATTACACATAAGCTCGCTTTAGATGAGGCTAGCCATGGGTATAAGATGTTTAATGGAAGAGAGGACGATTGCATTAAGGTAATCCTAAAGCCATAA
- a CDS encoding TIGR04104 family putative zinc finger protein: MNQHTCKECGNQFKWSNIFKNIWEAYKPLKCNHCDKKHKVTNKSQIFVSLLIIVPMLIFGELFYALSLFPKIILMLIVGFCISLFVPFIVRYRLEPNKS; this comes from the coding sequence ATGAACCAACATACTTGCAAAGAATGTGGAAATCAATTTAAATGGTCAAATATTTTTAAAAATATTTGGGAAGCTTACAAGCCACTAAAATGTAACCATTGCGATAAAAAGCATAAGGTTACAAATAAATCTCAAATTTTTGTCTCTCTACTGATCATAGTACCTATGCTTATATTTGGTGAGTTATTTTATGCACTGTCCCTATTTCCCAAAATTATTCTAATGCTGATCGTAGGATTTTGCATTTCATTATTTGTTCCTTTTATCGTAAGGTATAGACTTGAACCAAATAAAAGCTAG
- a CDS encoding BsuPI-related putative proteinase inhibitor, translating into MFKKSYMQIIGSALTIALLSGCGAVEGTTQGNQNIEHQEEVHTTFKTYIEAGEENNQIKVVYKVENISNEDQLLTFTSGLQADVIVYDEEGNKAYQYSDEFMSTQAMEELAMKPKDLLEKEFIFSGLQNGKYVVEAFLTAKEEQAKVMMDLIVDNSFSKSSGTLVGVIDSQSVEIEVDGKTSAYQLTDAAKSQIQFIHDGTKVEFLFTVNDNKQQVIQEFIMDQPLTIELEKSVLELDDKLTELLENFKLNKETDSSYLANLQPFQIFKLYMNTQANEDFETLYYYHFVDQDNMPIDQYVAESNDRIANVKVFMEKLNQVREFNVLLVNQNRVNIEFELDGEILEFKMEKDENNVWRALWLPFQ; encoded by the coding sequence ATGTTTAAAAAATCATATATGCAGATCATAGGTTCAGCCCTAACAATAGCATTACTTAGTGGTTGTGGGGCAGTTGAAGGTACAACTCAGGGAAATCAAAACATAGAACACCAAGAAGAAGTTCACACAACATTTAAAACGTATATTGAAGCAGGAGAAGAAAATAATCAGATTAAGGTAGTTTATAAGGTAGAAAACATCTCTAATGAGGATCAATTACTTACTTTTACAAGTGGATTACAAGCTGACGTTATTGTATATGATGAGGAAGGGAATAAGGCTTACCAATATTCCGATGAATTCATGTCCACACAAGCTATGGAAGAGTTAGCAATGAAACCGAAAGATCTATTAGAAAAGGAATTTATATTCTCAGGATTACAAAATGGAAAGTATGTTGTAGAAGCGTTTTTAACTGCAAAAGAAGAGCAAGCAAAGGTTATGATGGATTTAATAGTAGATAACTCATTTTCAAAATCATCTGGAACTTTAGTCGGGGTAATTGATTCTCAATCTGTAGAGATTGAAGTAGATGGCAAAACATCAGCTTATCAATTAACTGATGCTGCAAAATCACAGATTCAGTTCATACATGATGGAACTAAGGTGGAGTTTCTATTTACTGTAAATGATAACAAGCAACAAGTTATTCAGGAGTTTATAATGGATCAACCACTTACCATTGAACTTGAGAAATCTGTACTTGAGCTCGATGATAAGTTAACGGAATTATTAGAAAATTTTAAACTGAATAAAGAAACTGATTCATCATATTTAGCTAACTTACAACCATTCCAGATTTTCAAGCTATATATGAATACTCAAGCTAACGAAGATTTTGAAACTCTATATTATTATCATTTTGTAGATCAAGATAATATGCCAATTGACCAATACGTAGCAGAATCTAATGACAGAATTGCAAATGTAAAGGTATTTATGGAAAAACTGAATCAAGTAAGAGAATTTAACGTTTTACTAGTTAATCAAAACCGTGTAAATATCGAGTTTGAACTTGATGGCGAAATACTAGAGTTTAAGATGGAAAAAGACGAAAATAATGTTTGGCGTGCATTGTGGTTACCGTTTCAATAA
- a CDS encoding lysophospholipid acyltransferase family protein translates to MVYQIVRSLVRWFLHIRFNVTVKGKENIPEGAVILAMNHQTNWDSLLAGTHTPRKMYIMAKESLFRKKIFAWLITEMGAFPVNREKADIKSLKHTLKLLKDEKIFSLFIEGSRSETEDMQDPKKGVGFIVSKSKAPVVPTYIYGVRNTWGGNAGVVFGKPMYFEGELDYEEISKQVATGIKKLKENLPT, encoded by the coding sequence TTGGTTTATCAAATTGTACGTAGTTTAGTTCGTTGGTTTTTGCATATTCGATTTAACGTAACAGTAAAGGGGAAAGAAAATATTCCAGAGGGTGCGGTTATTTTGGCGATGAATCACCAGACAAACTGGGACTCGCTTTTGGCTGGGACACACACACCGAGGAAAATGTATATTATGGCAAAGGAAAGCCTATTTCGAAAAAAAATCTTTGCCTGGCTTATTACCGAGATGGGTGCATTCCCTGTGAATAGAGAAAAAGCTGATATTAAATCGTTAAAACATACATTAAAACTATTAAAAGATGAAAAGATATTTTCCTTGTTTATCGAAGGTTCTAGAAGTGAAACCGAGGATATGCAAGACCCGAAAAAAGGAGTCGGATTTATTGTTTCAAAAAGCAAAGCACCAGTAGTACCTACTTACATATACGGAGTACGAAATACATGGGGAGGTAACGCAGGTGTCGTATTTGGGAAACCGATGTATTTTGAAGGGGAGCTAGACTATGAGGAAATATCAAAGCAAGTAGCCACAGGGATAAAGAAGTTAAAAGAAAATCTTCCAACATAA
- a CDS encoding SpoVG family protein — protein sequence MSISITNINVRLVHDDHNPMKAICSITLNNAFVVHDIRIIEASQKVVVAMPSKRKKTGQFTDVAHPVTTEMRDKIEEVVLSEYKLIKMKKTES from the coding sequence ATGAGTATTTCCATCACGAATATAAATGTAAGATTGGTGCATGACGATCACAATCCGATGAAAGCAATCTGTTCAATTACATTAAATAATGCGTTTGTTGTGCATGATATAAGAATTATTGAAGCATCCCAAAAAGTAGTAGTTGCAATGCCAAGTAAACGAAAGAAAACGGGTCAGTTTACAGATGTAGCACACCCTGTTACAACAGAGATGAGAGATAAAATAGAGGAAGTAGTACTTTCTGAATATAAGTTGATTAAAATGAAAAAGACGGAGAGTTAA